A genomic window from Cupriavidus metallidurans CH34 includes:
- a CDS encoding ATP-binding protein, whose protein sequence is MATALGRTATRFFGSLFWRTFMLIALLLAISLGIWFQSYRLFERAPRAQQIAMQVVSVVKLTRAALLYSDPARRRFLLLDLVQNEGIKVYPREKDDDFAAPTANPFLTQLVQQEIRGRLGEDTVIATTVNDIPGVWVSFEIEGDDYWVAISPERFERVPGIQWLWWSIAALMLSIIGAAFITARVNYPLKRLANAARQIGSGGDPPPLREQGASEVAQANRSFNQMVHDLRQLDDDRVVMLAGISHDLRTPLTRLRLETEMSPVDNVTRDAMIADIEQMDAIIGQFLNYARPGQEVVEPVDLSTLVQESVGVYAAHDDVRIHVRSNGPVMAMANRMEIQRILDNLVENARRYAKDEETGMAEVEISTRVEDKDALLVVADNGMGVPDEELSLLTRPFYRLDAARSEAKGAGLGMSIVNRILQRNGGRLVLANRPAPKSGLVVSAIFRRA, encoded by the coding sequence GTGGCGACCGCTCTCGGCCGTACCGCAACGCGGTTCTTTGGTTCGCTCTTCTGGCGAACCTTCATGCTGATCGCCCTGTTGCTGGCGATCTCGCTGGGTATCTGGTTCCAGAGCTACCGGCTCTTCGAACGCGCGCCGCGTGCCCAGCAGATCGCCATGCAGGTAGTCAGCGTGGTCAAGCTCACCCGCGCGGCCCTGCTCTACTCGGACCCGGCTCGTCGCCGGTTCCTTCTGCTCGACCTCGTCCAGAACGAGGGCATCAAGGTCTATCCGCGCGAGAAGGACGATGACTTCGCCGCGCCCACGGCCAACCCGTTCCTGACACAACTCGTGCAACAGGAGATTCGCGGCCGCCTGGGCGAAGACACGGTCATCGCGACCACGGTCAACGACATTCCCGGCGTGTGGGTCAGCTTCGAAATCGAAGGCGACGACTACTGGGTCGCCATCAGCCCAGAACGATTCGAGCGCGTGCCAGGCATCCAGTGGCTCTGGTGGAGTATCGCGGCGCTGATGCTGTCGATCATCGGCGCGGCATTCATCACCGCGCGCGTCAACTATCCGCTCAAACGACTGGCCAACGCCGCGCGCCAGATCGGGTCCGGTGGCGATCCGCCGCCGCTGCGCGAACAGGGCGCAAGCGAAGTGGCGCAGGCCAACCGCAGCTTCAACCAGATGGTGCACGACCTGCGTCAGCTCGATGACGACCGTGTAGTGATGCTGGCAGGTATCTCGCACGATCTGCGCACGCCGCTCACCCGCCTGCGGCTGGAAACCGAAATGTCCCCCGTGGACAACGTCACCCGCGACGCGATGATCGCCGACATCGAACAGATGGACGCGATCATCGGCCAGTTCCTGAACTATGCCCGGCCAGGGCAGGAAGTCGTGGAACCGGTCGATCTGTCGACGCTCGTGCAAGAGTCCGTCGGCGTCTATGCCGCGCATGACGACGTGCGCATCCACGTGCGATCGAACGGCCCGGTGATGGCCATGGCCAACCGCATGGAAATCCAGCGCATTCTCGACAACCTCGTGGAGAACGCGCGGCGCTACGCCAAGGACGAAGAGACCGGCATGGCCGAAGTGGAGATCTCCACGCGCGTCGAGGACAAGGATGCGTTGCTGGTAGTGGCGGACAACGGCATGGGCGTGCCAGACGAAGAACTGTCGCTGCTGACGCGCCCGTTCTACCGGCTCGACGCCGCCCGCAGCGAGGCCAAGGGGGCCGGCCTGGGCATGTCCATCGTCAACCGCATCCTGCAGCGCAACGGCGGCAGGCTGGTCCTTGCCAACCGTCCGGCGCCCAAGTCCGGGCTGGTGGTCAGCGCAATCTTCCGGCGCGCCTGA
- the hpnD gene encoding presqualene diphosphate synthase HpnD, whose product MTPDQYCQDKAAQSGSSFYYSSLLLPSDRRNALTALQAWRQELDAIVNENHDAGVAHQRLDWWRAELRRLYDGGAAHPVSQALQPHLDALPQAEMAEMLAATEMDLAQSRYLDEIGLLRYCRASGGTFGKLTARVLGHTDPRTLDAAEQLGLSLQRVRIVKDIGGDARHGRIYIPVDTLQRLEVPAADILQSRHSDRFVALMREQATQARALYGEALAALPRADRRSQRAQLAFAAIQHALLDEIEASDFQVLNQRIDLTPMRKLWIAWKTWLKNG is encoded by the coding sequence GTGACGCCCGATCAGTATTGCCAGGACAAGGCCGCCCAGAGCGGCTCCAGCTTCTACTACAGTAGCCTGCTTCTCCCCTCCGACCGCCGCAACGCCCTGACCGCGCTGCAAGCCTGGCGCCAGGAACTCGATGCCATCGTCAACGAGAACCATGACGCCGGCGTAGCCCATCAGCGCCTGGACTGGTGGCGCGCGGAATTGCGCCGCCTGTACGACGGGGGGGCAGCCCACCCGGTCAGCCAGGCGCTGCAGCCGCATCTGGATGCGCTGCCGCAGGCCGAAATGGCCGAGATGCTCGCCGCCACCGAGATGGATTTGGCGCAATCGCGCTATCTGGACGAGATCGGCCTGCTTCGATACTGCCGCGCCTCGGGCGGCACGTTCGGCAAGCTGACGGCCCGCGTGCTTGGCCACACCGACCCACGCACGCTCGACGCCGCGGAACAGCTTGGGCTGTCCTTGCAGCGGGTGCGCATTGTGAAGGATATCGGTGGCGATGCGCGCCACGGCCGCATTTATATTCCCGTCGATACGCTGCAACGCTTGGAAGTGCCCGCCGCGGACATCCTCCAGTCGCGCCATTCGGACCGCTTTGTCGCGCTGATGCGGGAACAGGCCACGCAAGCCCGCGCGCTGTATGGCGAGGCACTGGCCGCACTGCCACGCGCCGATCGTCGGTCTCAGCGTGCCCAGCTGGCCTTCGCGGCCATTCAGCACGCTCTTCTGGACGAAATCGAAGCCAGCGACTTCCAGGTCCTGAACCAGCGCATCGATCTGACGCCGATGCGCAAGCTCTGGATTGCCTGGAAAACCTGGCTGAAGAATGGCTAA
- the tcuC gene encoding MFS transporter, with the protein MSSTTQSQHGFRTVFRVVSGNFLEMYDFMVYGFYAAAIARTFFPSDNEFASLMLSLATFGAGFLMRPLGAIILGAYIDHHGRRKGLILTLILMAAGTLLIAVVPGYAAIGVAAPLLVLFGRLLQGFSAGVELGGVSVYLSEIAKPGKKGFYVAWQSASQQVAVIFAGLLGVILHATLAPAQMDSWGWRVPFLIGCLIVPFLFIIRRSLEETEEFRTRKHRPSVNEIYRSMLDNWGIIIAGCMMVVMTTVSFYMITAYTPTFGKTVLKLDDVDNLIVTMCVGLSNFIWLPLMGAVSDRIGRKPLLVFFTIATLVTAYPAVSWLVAAPSFERLLMVELWLSFLYGSYNGAMVVTLTEVMPPAVRTAGFSLAYSLATALFGGFTPAISTYLIHATGNKAAPGLWLMFAAACGLVATIIIFRTRREQSALSAA; encoded by the coding sequence ATGTCCAGCACTACCCAGTCACAACACGGATTCCGCACCGTGTTCCGCGTTGTCAGCGGCAACTTCCTGGAAATGTACGACTTCATGGTCTATGGCTTTTACGCTGCAGCCATCGCCCGTACGTTCTTTCCTTCGGATAATGAATTCGCATCGCTGATGCTCTCGCTGGCCACGTTCGGCGCGGGCTTCCTGATGCGACCATTGGGCGCCATCATCCTGGGCGCCTATATCGATCACCACGGGCGTCGCAAAGGCCTGATCCTCACGCTGATCCTGATGGCGGCCGGCACGCTGCTCATTGCGGTAGTGCCAGGGTACGCGGCGATCGGCGTGGCCGCGCCGCTGCTAGTCCTGTTCGGACGACTGCTGCAGGGCTTCTCCGCAGGCGTGGAACTGGGCGGTGTATCGGTGTATCTGTCCGAGATCGCCAAGCCCGGCAAGAAGGGCTTCTACGTGGCATGGCAATCGGCCAGCCAGCAGGTAGCCGTGATCTTCGCGGGCCTGCTCGGCGTGATCCTGCACGCCACACTGGCGCCGGCGCAGATGGATAGCTGGGGCTGGCGTGTGCCGTTCCTGATCGGCTGCCTGATCGTGCCGTTCCTGTTCATCATCCGCCGCTCGCTCGAGGAGACCGAGGAGTTCCGCACGCGCAAGCATCGTCCGAGCGTGAACGAGATCTATCGTTCGATGCTCGACAACTGGGGCATCATCATCGCCGGCTGCATGATGGTGGTGATGACCACGGTGTCGTTCTACATGATCACCGCCTACACGCCGACCTTCGGCAAGACCGTGCTGAAGCTCGACGACGTGGACAACCTGATCGTCACGATGTGCGTCGGCCTGTCGAACTTTATCTGGCTGCCGCTGATGGGCGCGGTGTCCGACCGCATTGGCCGCAAGCCGCTGCTGGTGTTCTTCACGATCGCCACGCTGGTGACCGCCTACCCCGCCGTTTCGTGGCTGGTGGCCGCCCCGTCGTTCGAACGCCTGCTGATGGTGGAGCTGTGGCTCTCCTTCCTGTACGGCAGCTATAACGGCGCAATGGTCGTCACGCTGACCGAAGTCATGCCGCCCGCCGTGCGCACCGCCGGCTTCTCGCTGGCATACAGCCTGGCCACGGCACTGTTCGGCGGCTTTACGCCAGCGATCTCGACCTACCTGATCCACGCCACGGGCAA
- a CDS encoding efflux RND transporter periplasmic adaptor subunit, translating to MPVHYAGPEVAAVDAEVRSLAPLPERRRGRRAARPIAAGLAMLALSTALMLAGCGKQAESVEYVRPVRLLQLNPAGGKTAFEFSGEVRPRVESRLGFRVGGKIAARLVDVGATVRKGQPLARLDPTDLGLAEAGARAQYDAAKTDRDLAASDLKRYNELAAKGFISAAEQHRRQATYDSAASKLEQAQANLRNQANQTGYAVLTADADGVVTAIDTEVGQVVTPGQPVIRVAQTAEKEVAIGLPEDQVDMLRGITEVTIRTWSEPDRVLPGRVREISAAADTVTRTYPTRVSVPNPPADLRIGMTAVVTFVRSGDSAAIRIPLTALLQNNGSNQVWVYQPDSGGKGTGGTVNPVPVMLGNADGNLIEVRSGLKPGQVIVTAGVHLLRPGQKVRPMQSIAPAQPASNPGAPLAALDRRLG from the coding sequence ATGCCAGTGCATTACGCCGGGCCGGAAGTTGCGGCCGTAGACGCTGAAGTTCGTTCTCTCGCGCCGCTGCCGGAACGTCGGCGCGGACGCCGTGCCGCCCGGCCCATCGCCGCGGGGCTGGCCATGCTTGCGCTTTCGACTGCCTTGATGCTGGCTGGCTGCGGCAAGCAGGCGGAATCGGTCGAATACGTGCGGCCGGTGCGGTTGCTGCAACTGAACCCGGCAGGGGGCAAGACGGCCTTTGAATTCTCCGGCGAGGTGCGCCCGCGCGTGGAGTCGCGCCTGGGTTTCCGCGTGGGCGGAAAGATCGCCGCCCGTCTGGTGGACGTGGGTGCCACTGTGCGCAAGGGTCAGCCGCTGGCCCGCCTTGATCCGACCGACCTGGGGCTGGCGGAAGCCGGCGCGCGTGCCCAGTACGACGCGGCCAAGACCGACCGCGATCTCGCGGCGTCCGATCTCAAGCGCTACAACGAACTCGCGGCCAAGGGATTTATCAGTGCCGCCGAGCAGCACCGCCGCCAGGCCACCTACGATTCGGCCGCTTCGAAGCTGGAGCAGGCCCAGGCCAATCTGCGCAATCAGGCGAACCAGACCGGCTATGCGGTGCTGACCGCCGACGCCGATGGCGTGGTGACCGCGATCGACACCGAGGTGGGGCAGGTCGTTACACCGGGCCAGCCGGTGATCCGTGTGGCGCAGACGGCCGAGAAGGAAGTGGCGATCGGCCTGCCGGAAGATCAGGTCGACATGCTGCGTGGCATTACCGAAGTCACGATTCGCACCTGGTCGGAACCGGATCGCGTGCTGCCGGGACGGGTTCGCGAGATTTCCGCAGCTGCCGATACGGTGACGCGGACGTACCCGACGCGTGTCAGCGTGCCCAATCCGCCGGCTGACCTGCGCATCGGCATGACCGCCGTGGTGACCTTTGTCCGATCTGGCGACAGTGCCGCGATTCGCATTCCGCTGACGGCCCTGCTGCAGAACAACGGCAGCAATCAGGTCTGGGTCTATCAACCGGATTCCGGCGGCAAGGGCACGGGTGGCACGGTCAACCCGGTGCCGGTGATGCTCGGCAACGCCGACGGCAACCTGATAGAAGTGCGAAGCGGTCTGAAGCCGGGTCAGGTCATCGTCACGGCGGGTGTGCACCTGCTCAGGCCGGGGCAGAAGGTCAGGCCGATGCAGAGCATCGCTCCGGCGCAGCCGGCCTCGAATCCTGGCGCGCCGCTGGCCGCGCTGGATAGGCGCCTGGGCTGA
- a CDS encoding Zn-dependent hydrolase, producing MTIATPSLGQSILERAEALARFSDMEDGLTCAFLTPAHRQAQAQLARWMEDAGMTVRIDAIGNVIGRYAADSATANPKVLMTGSHFDTVRNGGRYDGRLGILLPIAVVGALRDAGIRLPYHFEVVGFAEEEGLRFKTSFLASSVLAGRFDPALLDRADVDGVTMREALADSGLPGAGDIDALRAAAVDPSTLAGFVEVHIEQGPVLLNRGLPLGIVTQIAGSSRFQVRAEGLASHAGTTPMDMRRDAATGAAEMILLVESRCAQVPTLVGTVGQLQVPNGSSNVIPAACVFSMDIRAGEDGIREAAIADIVAGIERIAAKRSLKASVERVTPVNNAPCARWLMDQFGAVLKKRGHEVFELPSGAGHDAMMMHRIIDVAMLFVRCGNGGISHNPLETITEEDAQQAAEVFVDFLRHFRVKD from the coding sequence ATGACCATCGCCACCCCTTCCCTCGGCCAGTCGATCCTCGAACGCGCCGAAGCCCTTGCCCGCTTCTCGGATATGGAGGATGGCCTGACCTGCGCCTTTCTGACGCCCGCCCACCGCCAGGCACAAGCGCAGTTGGCACGGTGGATGGAGGATGCCGGCATGACGGTAAGGATCGACGCGATCGGCAACGTGATTGGCCGTTACGCCGCCGATTCGGCCACGGCCAATCCGAAGGTGCTGATGACGGGCTCGCACTTCGACACGGTGCGCAATGGCGGCCGCTATGACGGCAGGCTCGGCATCCTGCTGCCAATTGCCGTCGTTGGCGCGCTGCGCGATGCCGGCATCCGCCTGCCCTATCACTTCGAAGTGGTTGGATTTGCCGAGGAAGAAGGCCTGCGTTTCAAGACCAGCTTTCTGGCCAGTAGCGTGCTGGCGGGACGCTTCGACCCCGCGCTGCTCGACCGCGCTGACGTGGATGGCGTGACGATGCGCGAGGCGCTGGCCGACTCCGGCCTGCCCGGCGCCGGCGACATCGACGCCTTGCGCGCTGCGGCGGTCGATCCGTCGACATTGGCTGGCTTTGTCGAAGTCCATATCGAACAGGGCCCGGTGCTGCTCAATCGCGGATTGCCGCTCGGCATCGTGACCCAGATTGCCGGAAGCAGCCGCTTCCAGGTACGCGCGGAGGGCCTGGCCAGCCACGCTGGCACCACGCCGATGGATATGCGCCGCGATGCCGCGACGGGTGCCGCCGAAATGATCCTGCTCGTGGAGTCTCGCTGCGCCCAGGTGCCGACGCTGGTGGGAACGGTGGGCCAGCTTCAGGTGCCGAACGGGTCAAGCAACGTGATTCCGGCCGCGTGCGTGTTCTCGATGGACATTCGCGCCGGCGAAGACGGCATCCGCGAGGCCGCCATCGCCGATATCGTCGCCGGGATCGAGCGGATTGCCGCAAAGCGCAGCCTGAAGGCCAGCGTGGAGCGCGTGACGCCGGTCAACAATGCGCCTTGCGCGCGCTGGCTGATGGATCAATTCGGCGCGGTGCTGAAAAAGCGTGGCCATGAAGTGTTCGAACTGCCTTCAGGCGCAGGCCACGATGCGATGATGATGCACCGCATCATCGATGTGGCGATGCTGTTCGTCCGATGCGGCAATGGCGGTATCAGCCACAACCCGCTCGAGACGATCACCGAGGAAGACGCGCAACAGGCAGCCGAAGTCTTCGTGGACTTCCTGCGGCATTTCCGGGTGAAAGACTGA
- the ompR gene encoding osmolarity response regulator transcription factor OmpR — translation MENTSHKILVVDDDPRLRDLLRRYLGEQGFTVLVAENATAMNKLWLRERFDLLVLDLMMPGEDGLSICRRLRGANDQTPIIMLTAKGEDVDRIVGLEMGADDYLPKPFNPRELIARIHAVLRRKGPAEVPGAPSETPETFAFGDFVLNLATRTLTKNDEEITLTTGEFSVLKVFARHPRQPLSREKLMEMARGREYEVFDRSLDVQISRLRKLIEPDPGNPRFIQTVWGLGYVFIPDGVK, via the coding sequence ATGGAAAATACCAGCCACAAGATTCTCGTCGTGGACGACGACCCGCGCCTGCGCGATCTTCTACGCCGCTATCTCGGCGAGCAGGGCTTCACGGTCCTCGTGGCGGAAAACGCCACGGCCATGAATAAGCTCTGGCTGCGCGAGCGTTTCGACCTGCTGGTGCTGGACCTGATGATGCCGGGCGAGGACGGCCTTTCCATCTGCCGCCGCCTGCGAGGCGCCAACGACCAGACCCCGATCATCATGCTCACCGCCAAGGGTGAGGACGTGGACCGTATCGTCGGCCTGGAAATGGGCGCGGACGACTATCTGCCCAAGCCCTTCAACCCGCGTGAACTGATCGCGCGGATTCACGCCGTGCTGCGCCGCAAGGGTCCCGCCGAAGTGCCTGGCGCCCCGTCGGAAACCCCGGAAACGTTCGCCTTCGGCGATTTCGTACTCAACCTGGCCACGCGTACGCTGACCAAGAACGACGAGGAAATCACGCTCACCACGGGCGAGTTCTCGGTGCTCAAGGTTTTCGCGCGCCACCCACGCCAGCCGCTCTCGCGCGAAAAGCTCATGGAAATGGCACGCGGCCGCGAGTACGAAGTCTTCGACCGCAGCCTGGACGTGCAGATTTCTCGCCTGCGCAAGCTGATCGAGCCGGATCCGGGTAACCCGCGCTTCATCCAGACGGTCTGGGGCCTGGGTTATGTCTTTATCCCCGATGGCGTGAAGTAA